The following coding sequences are from one Triticum aestivum cultivar Chinese Spring chromosome 5A, IWGSC CS RefSeq v2.1, whole genome shotgun sequence window:
- the LOC123104780 gene encoding cysteine--tRNA ligase CPS1 homolog, chloroplastic/mitochondrial, producing the protein MMAAAAASAARRAATGLFPLLLSSHSRALPRHGDLLALPSLVRPRRLPSHPAKLFFCSAAASSNGAAPEKARDMHLYNTRSRRREPFRPRAPGGEVGMYVCGVTPYDDSHIGHARAYVAFDVLFRYLRYLDYEVCYVRNFTDIDDKIIARANQLGEDPFSLSKRYSDDFLSDMAHLQCLPPSVEPRVSDHIDQIVTMIKQIIDNGCAYVVSGDVYFSVDNFPEYGKLSGRKLDDNRAGERVAVDERKKNPADFALWKAAKDGEPWWDSPWGPGRPGWHIECSAMSAQYLGNSFDIHGGGEDLIFPHHENEIAQSRAACCDSSINYWVHNGFVNVNGQKMSKSLGNFITIRKVIELYHPLALRMFLLGTHYRSPINYTVEQLNVASDRLYYTYQTLRDCEESTQQDQSSSGGSLPFTTTHCVEKLHGDFETSMSDDLHTSVALAAISEPLKVMNDLLHTRKGKKQEKRLESLAVLEEKVRMVLSVLGLMPSSYHEALQQLREKALRRACVTEEQVLQKIEERTAARKAKQFGRSDEIRDELAALGIALMDGPDGTAWRPSVPSSQQAVVTSST; encoded by the exons atgatggcggcggcggcggcgtcggcggcgaggcgCGCCGCCACCGGCCTCTTCCCGCTGCTCCTCTCCTCGCATTCCCGAGCCCTCCCGCGCCACGGAGATCTCCTAGCACTGCCCTCCCTCgttcgcccccgccgcctcccttctCACCCCGCCAAGCTCTTCttctgctccgccgccgcctcctccaatgGTGCGGCCCCAGAGAAGGCCCGGGACATGCACCTGTACAACACGAGGTCGAGGAGAAGGGAGCCGTTCCGTCCCCGCGCGCCCGGCGGGGAGGTCGGCATGTACGTCTGCGGCGTCACGCCCTACGACGACAGTCACATCGGCCACGCCCGCGCCTACGTCGCCTTCGATGTCCTCTTCAG GTACTTGCGTTATTTGGACTATGAAGTATGCTATGTTCGGAACTTTACTGACATCGATGACAAG ATAATTGCAAGAGCTAACCAATTGGGGGAAGATCCTTTTAGCTTAAGCAAAAGATACTCTGATGATTTCCTGTCGGACATGGCTCATCTTCAATGTCTACCACCATCTGTGGAGCCCCGTGTTTCAGATCACATTGATCAGATTGTAACCATGATAAAACAG ATTATCGATAACGGTTGTGCATATGTAGTAAGTGGGGATGTCTATTTCTCTGTTGACAATTTTCCTGAATATGGGAAGTTATCGGGTCGAAAACTAGATGATAATAGAGCTGGTGAAAGGGTTGCAGTTGACGAGAGAAAGAAAAACCCAGCTGATTTTGCTTTATGGAAG GCTGCAAAAGATGGGGAACCATGGTGGGATAGCCCTTGGGGCCCGGGTAGGCCAGGATGGCACATCGAATGCAGTGCCATGAGTGCACAATACTTGGGCAATTCTTTTGACATTCATGGTGGCGGGGAGGACCTGATATTTCCACATCATGAGAATGAAATCGCTCAAAGCCGTGCCGCATGTTGTGACAGCAGCATAAATTATTGGGTGCACAATGGTTTTGTCAATGTAAATGGCCAGAAAATGTCTAAATCGCTTGGTAACTTTATCACTATACGCAAG GTCATAGAGCTTTACCACCCACTTGCGTTGAGGATGTTCTTACTTGGTACCCACTACAGGTCCCCAATCAACTACACAGTAGAGCAGCTTAATGTTGCATCGGATAGATTGTACTACACTTATCAG ACATTGCGCGATTGTGAAGAAAGCACCCAGCAGGACCAAAGCAGTAGTGGAGGTTCACTACCTTTTACTACCACGCATTGCGTCGAGAAGCTTCACGGGGATTTTGAGACGTCAATGTCTGACGATCTTCACACTTCGGTGGCGCTGGCTGCTATTTCCGAGCCGTTGAAAGTTATGAATGATTTGCTGCATACTCGTAAG GGAAAGAAGCAGGAGAAACGGCTGGAATCGCTTGCGGTCTTGGAAGAGAAAGTGAGAATGGTGCTTTCTGTCCTGGGGCTGATGCCCTCGAGCTACCATGAG GCTCTGCAGCAGCTGCGGGAGAAGGCGCTGCGGAGGGCGTGCGTCACCGAGGAGCAGGTGCTGCAGAAGATCGAGGAGCGGACCGCTGCGAGGAAGGCGAAGCAGTTCGGTCGGTCGGACGAGATCCGGGATGAGCTGGCGGCCCTCGGCATCGCCCTCATGGACGGCCCCGACGGCACCGCCTGGAGGCCGTCCGTGCCGTCCTCCCAGCAAGCGGTGGTCACCAGCAGTACATGA
- the LOC123104779 gene encoding probable anion transporter 5, chloroplastic, producing the protein MAMAASSALQPELCLLPHAGPRRRMLPPRAPHLLVLPHRRRGAVRRFSSRDGGGGGGGGPAGAVEKRSVVPEVAAERKGGGDAHAEEFEEEAVDGALELRWPPWEGLPERYRLIGATSLAFVICNMDKVNLSVAIIPMSHQYGWSSSTAGLVQSSFFWGYALSQLPGGWLAKLIGGRTVLKAGVLVWSLATAVIPVVAGFMPGLVLSRILVGIGEGVSPSAATDLIARTIPLQERSRAVSVVFGGLAFGSVLGLLFAPPIIQNLGWESVFYIFGLLGIIWCLVFESVQELQPGDNEDILNLENSSAGSNGHVPSSVPSKSSASSLEEMTDSLKDVPWGEFFKSKAVWAMIYTHFCGSWGHYTCLSWLPTFFSEELNLNLTDAAWVSILPPLGSMVITSIAAPFADNLISSGVDTTKVRKICQAIAFLSPAAFMMLSSVDLGLPPWVVVAFLTGGISLSNFALSGLYCTHQDISREYASILLGITNTVGAVPGIVGVALVGYLVDTTHSWSMSLFAPSIFFYLTGTAVWLTFASSKPQDFNKLASESLAESNQ; encoded by the exons ATGGCGATGGCGGCCTCCTCCGCGCTGCAGCCCGAGCTCTGCCTCCTCCCCCACGCCGGGCCCCGCCGCCGCATGCTCCCGCCGCGCGCTCCGCATCTGCTTGTCCTCCCGCACCGGCGCCGCGGGGCCGTGAGGCGGTTCTCCTCCAgggacggcgggggcgggggcgggggaggGCCCGCGGGCGCTGTGGAGAAGCGCTCCGTGGTCCCGGAGGTGGCGGCGGAGAGGAAGGGAGGAGGGGATGCGCACGcggaggagtttgaggaggaggcggtggacggGGCGCTGGAGCTGCGGTGGCCGCCCTGGGAGGGGCTGCCCGAGCGCTACAGGCTCATCGGCGCCACCTCCCTCGCCTTCGTCATCTGCAACATGGACAAG GTTAACTTGAGTGTTGCGATTATTCCAATGTCACATCAGTATGGTTGGAGCTCATCGACTGCTGGCCTAGTTCAATCATCattcttttggggctatgctttgaGTCAACTACCTGGGGGCTGGCTGGCAAAATTGATTGGTGGAAG GACAGTGCTTAAGGCCGGTGTTCTTGTGTGGTCTTTGGCCACAGCTGTTATTCCTGTTGTAGCAGGATTCATGCCAGGACTTGTGCTATCAAGGATTCTG GTAGGCATTGGAGAAGGAGTCTCACCATCAGCAGCTACAGATTTAATTGCACG GACCATTCCTCTTCAAGAAAGATCAAGAGCGGTTTCTGTTGTTTTTGGTGGTTTAGCCTTTGGAAGTGTCTTAGG ACTTCTGTTCGCCCCTCCCATCATTCAGAACCTTGGCTGGGAATCTGTCTTTTACATATTTGGTCTTCTTGGTATTATATG GTGTCTAGTGTTTGAATCTGTACAAGAACTACAGCCAGGTGACAATGAAGACATATTAA ATCTTGAAAATAGTTCTGCTGGATCTAATGGTCATGTCCCATCATCTGTGCCTTCAAAGTCATCGGCCTCATCACTTGAAGAGATGACAGACTCGCTAAAG GATGTGCCTTGGGGGGAATTCTTTAAAAGCAAGGCAGTGTGGGCAATGATATACACTCACTTTTGTGGAAGCTGGGGCCACTATACTTGCTTGTCTTGGCTTCCAACATTCTTTAG TGAGGAGCTAAACTTGAACTTGACAGACGCTGCATGG GTGTCAATTCTTCCTCCTTTGGGCTCGATGGTTATTACATCTATTGCAGCACCTTTTGCAGACAACTTGATATCAAGTGGAGTTGACACCACAAAG GTACGGAAAATATGTCAAGCAATTGCGTTTCTGTCACCTGCAGCTTTTATGATGCTTTCCTCTGTCGATCTTGGACTCCCTCCTTGGGTAGTTGTTGCTTTCCTTACGGGTGGTATATCACTCTCCAACTTCGCATTATCAG GTCTTTATTGCACCCATCAAGATATATCACGTGAATATGCAAGCATTCTCCTG GGAATCACAAACACCGTAGGGGCCGTGCCTGGAATCGTTGGTGTCGCGCTAGTCGGCTATCTTGTCGACACAACTCATTCTTGGAGT ATGTCGCTCTTTGCTCCTTCGATCTTCTTCTACTTAACAGGCACTGCCGTCTGGTTGACATTTGCCAGCAGCAAGCCCCAGGATTTCAACAAGTTGGCATCGGAGTCGTTAGCAGAGAGTAATCAGTAG
- the LOC123104781 gene encoding prostatic spermine-binding protein has product MAAVATTTAVHGSQAAGAQRLLLLLALVIEAVNNGADIFTEDQQEIIKQFGRIKSETVPENKDAGSDDDDDDDEDEDDETGDADDDDADAGEDFSGEEGEDDDEDDDPEANGDDAGAGSDDDDGDDDDDDGEDGEDDDDDDEDEDEEDEEDEDQPPAKKKK; this is encoded by the exons atggcggcggtggcgacgacgacggcggtccACGGGAGCCAGGCGGCCGGCGCGCAGAGGCTGCTGCTTCTCCTCGCTCTCGTG ATTGAAGCTGTAAACAATGGAGCAGATATCTTCACTGAAGACCAGCAAGAAATTATCAA GCAATTTGGCAGAATCAAATCCGAGACTGTTCCTGAGAACAAGGATGCAGGgtctgatgacgatgatgacgatgatgaagatgaggatgatgaaactggtgatgctgatgatgatgatgccgaTGCTGGAGAGGACTTCTCGGGTGAAGAaggcgaggacgatgacgaggatgaTGACCCTGAGGCGAACGGCGATGATGCTGGCGCGGggagcgatgatgatgatggtgacgacgacgatgatgatggtgaagacggcgaggatgacgatgatgatgacgaggatgaggatgaggaggacgaggaagatgAGGACCAGccaccggccaagaagaagaaatGA